A portion of the Chiroxiphia lanceolata isolate bChiLan1 chromosome 10, bChiLan1.pri, whole genome shotgun sequence genome contains these proteins:
- the ZIC4 gene encoding zinc finger protein ZIC 4 isoform X2 — protein sequence MSVDALGIPVMDPAALSRRKTALRLVDLAGAPRHHHHPPQSMTGFPGLAGRPHTTQPGEHAAECRLGPQPLRPEHMGHRHHPHPQHRPAALKLSPAPHPHHQLHHHHHHHHHHHHHHHMAGQAEVVSSQTGAFGPAQSPAAPYPVSHPAQALAAGSYPGHHGHHHHHSEAGNPSLFTGLHEQPPHAAPGGHLNGQLRLGLPGEMYARSEHFTQVPASRTDHFAASSLHNYGGMNLNMNLAPHHGPGAFFRYMRQPIKQELICKWIELDQTPKKLCSKTFSTMHELVTHVTVEHVGGPEQSNHICFWEECPREGKPFKAKYKLVNHIRVHTGEKPFPCPFPGCGKVFARSENLKIHKRTHTGEKPFKCEFEGCDRRFANSSDRKKHSHVHTSDKPYNCKVRGCDKSYTHPSSLRKHMKVHCKSPPPSSGYESSTPSLVSPSSDSGREPPASCSHAEPSAPAQPAANLSE from the exons ATGAGCGTGGATGCTCTGGGGATCCCAGTGATGGaccctgctgctctctccaggCGGAAAACGGCACTGAGATTAGTAGACTTGGCGGGGGCTCCtcgccaccaccaccacccccctcAGAGCATGACAGGCTTCCCGGGCCTCGCCGGGCGCCCCCACACCACTCAGCCGGGGGAGCACGCCGCCGAGTGCCGCCTCGGGCCGCAGCCGCTCCGGCCAGAACACATGGGGCACCGccaccatcctcatcctcagcaTCGCCCCGCGGCCCTTAagctcagccctgcccctcatccccaccaccagctccaccaccaccaccaccatcatcatcatcatcatcatcatcatcatatgGCAGGCCAAGCCGAGGTGGTCTCTAGTCAAACGGGAGCGTTTGGCCCGGCGCAGTCACCAGCAGCCCCTTACCCCGTCTCTCACCCAGCCCAGGCTCTGGCAGCAG GTAGCTACCCCGGACACCATggtcaccaccaccaccactcaGAAGCTGGGAATCCCTCTCTGTTCACTGGACTCCATGAGCAGCCTCCCCATGCAGCTCCAGGTGGCCATCTAAACGGACAGCTCAGACTGGGGTTACCTGGAGAAATGTACGCCAGGTCTGAACATTTCACTCAAGTACCAGCCTCCAGGACAGatcattttgctgcttcttcactTCATAACTACGGTGGTATGAACCTGAACATGAACTTGGCTCCACACCACGGCCCGGGTGCCTTCTTTCGTTACATGAGGCAGCCCATCAAACAGGAACTCATCTGTAAGTGGATTGAGTTGGACCAGACTCCTAAAAAATTATGCTCGAAAACTTTCAGCACGATGCACGAGCTGGTGACTCATGTCACGGTGGAGCACGTTGGAGGACCCGAGCAGTCCAATCACATATGTTTCTGGGAAGAGTGTCCAAGAGAAGGGAAACCTTTCAAGGCCAAATATAAACTTGTAAATCACATCAGAGTCCACACAGGTGAAAAACCTTTcccctgccctttcccaggCTGTGGCAAAGTGTTTGCCAGATCAGAGAATCtcaaaatacacaaaagaaCTCATACAG GGGAGAAGCCGTTCAAATGTGAATTCGAGGGCTGTGACAGGCGCTTCGCCAACAGCAGCGACAGGAAGAAGCACTCGCATGTCCACACCAGCGACAAGCCCTACAACTGCAAAGTGAGAGGCTGCGACAAGTCCTAcacccaccccagctccctgagAAAACACATGAAAGTGCACTGCAAatctcctcctcccagctccgGCTACGAGTCCTCCACGCCCTCCTTGGTGTCCCCCTCCTCGGACTCCGGCCGAGAGCCCCCCGCCTCCTGCTCCCACGCTGAGCCCTCCGCGCCCGCGCAGCCCGCCGCCAACCTGAGCGAATG
- the ZIC4 gene encoding zinc finger protein ZIC 4 isoform X3 has translation MLWVVEVIKWDLRCALCRKRKLLQFKATCTNVTYKPLKYHPDGSFLHHHTFPNCFQKARKEEMKDDRLDGSAKEVEQSQEMRHKTPLVMRKRKRLYRNILEKSSSYPGHHGHHHHHSEAGNPSLFTGLHEQPPHAAPGGHLNGQLRLGLPGEMYARSEHFTQVPASRTDHFAASSLHNYGGMNLNMNLAPHHGPGAFFRYMRQPIKQELICKWIELDQTPKKLCSKTFSTMHELVTHVTVEHVGGPEQSNHICFWEECPREGKPFKAKYKLVNHIRVHTGEKPFPCPFPGCGKVFARSENLKIHKRTHTGEKPFKCEFEGCDRRFANSSDRKKHSHVHTSDKPYNCKVRGCDKSYTHPSSLRKHMKVHCKSPPPSSGYESSTPSLVSPSSDSGREPPASCSHAEPSAPAQPAANLSE, from the exons atgttgtgggTTGTAGAAGTTATCAAGTGGGATTTGCGGTGCGCTCTCTGCAGGAAACGAAAGCTGCTCCAGTTCAAAGCCACATGCACCAACGTGACATATAAGCCATTAAAATATCATCCTGACGGCTCATTTCTGCATCATCATACATTCCCTAACTGCTtccagaaagcaagaaaagaagaaatgaaggatGACCGCCTCGATGGAAGCGCCAAAGAGGTG GAACAAAGTCAGGAAATGAGGCACAAGACTCCCCTTgtaatgaggaaaagaaaacgACTTTACAGAAACATCCTGGAAAAGTCAA GTAGCTACCCCGGACACCATggtcaccaccaccaccactcaGAAGCTGGGAATCCCTCTCTGTTCACTGGACTCCATGAGCAGCCTCCCCATGCAGCTCCAGGTGGCCATCTAAACGGACAGCTCAGACTGGGGTTACCTGGAGAAATGTACGCCAGGTCTGAACATTTCACTCAAGTACCAGCCTCCAGGACAGatcattttgctgcttcttcactTCATAACTACGGTGGTATGAACCTGAACATGAACTTGGCTCCACACCACGGCCCGGGTGCCTTCTTTCGTTACATGAGGCAGCCCATCAAACAGGAACTCATCTGTAAGTGGATTGAGTTGGACCAGACTCCTAAAAAATTATGCTCGAAAACTTTCAGCACGATGCACGAGCTGGTGACTCATGTCACGGTGGAGCACGTTGGAGGACCCGAGCAGTCCAATCACATATGTTTCTGGGAAGAGTGTCCAAGAGAAGGGAAACCTTTCAAGGCCAAATATAAACTTGTAAATCACATCAGAGTCCACACAGGTGAAAAACCTTTcccctgccctttcccaggCTGTGGCAAAGTGTTTGCCAGATCAGAGAATCtcaaaatacacaaaagaaCTCATACAG GGGAGAAGCCGTTCAAATGTGAATTCGAGGGCTGTGACAGGCGCTTCGCCAACAGCAGCGACAGGAAGAAGCACTCGCATGTCCACACCAGCGACAAGCCCTACAACTGCAAAGTGAGAGGCTGCGACAAGTCCTAcacccaccccagctccctgagAAAACACATGAAAGTGCACTGCAAatctcctcctcccagctccgGCTACGAGTCCTCCACGCCCTCCTTGGTGTCCCCCTCCTCGGACTCCGGCCGAGAGCCCCCCGCCTCCTGCTCCCACGCTGAGCCCTCCGCGCCCGCGCAGCCCGCCGCCAACCTGAGCGAATG
- the ZIC4 gene encoding zinc finger protein ZIC 4 isoform X4 — protein MKDDRLDGSAKEVEQSQEMRHKTPLVMRKRKRLYRNILEKSSSYPGHHGHHHHHSEAGNPSLFTGLHEQPPHAAPGGHLNGQLRLGLPGEMYARSEHFTQVPASRTDHFAASSLHNYGGMNLNMNLAPHHGPGAFFRYMRQPIKQELICKWIELDQTPKKLCSKTFSTMHELVTHVTVEHVGGPEQSNHICFWEECPREGKPFKAKYKLVNHIRVHTGEKPFPCPFPGCGKVFARSENLKIHKRTHTGEKPFKCEFEGCDRRFANSSDRKKHSHVHTSDKPYNCKVRGCDKSYTHPSSLRKHMKVHCKSPPPSSGYESSTPSLVSPSSDSGREPPASCSHAEPSAPAQPAANLSE, from the exons atgaaggatGACCGCCTCGATGGAAGCGCCAAAGAGGTG GAACAAAGTCAGGAAATGAGGCACAAGACTCCCCTTgtaatgaggaaaagaaaacgACTTTACAGAAACATCCTGGAAAAGTCAA GTAGCTACCCCGGACACCATggtcaccaccaccaccactcaGAAGCTGGGAATCCCTCTCTGTTCACTGGACTCCATGAGCAGCCTCCCCATGCAGCTCCAGGTGGCCATCTAAACGGACAGCTCAGACTGGGGTTACCTGGAGAAATGTACGCCAGGTCTGAACATTTCACTCAAGTACCAGCCTCCAGGACAGatcattttgctgcttcttcactTCATAACTACGGTGGTATGAACCTGAACATGAACTTGGCTCCACACCACGGCCCGGGTGCCTTCTTTCGTTACATGAGGCAGCCCATCAAACAGGAACTCATCTGTAAGTGGATTGAGTTGGACCAGACTCCTAAAAAATTATGCTCGAAAACTTTCAGCACGATGCACGAGCTGGTGACTCATGTCACGGTGGAGCACGTTGGAGGACCCGAGCAGTCCAATCACATATGTTTCTGGGAAGAGTGTCCAAGAGAAGGGAAACCTTTCAAGGCCAAATATAAACTTGTAAATCACATCAGAGTCCACACAGGTGAAAAACCTTTcccctgccctttcccaggCTGTGGCAAAGTGTTTGCCAGATCAGAGAATCtcaaaatacacaaaagaaCTCATACAG GGGAGAAGCCGTTCAAATGTGAATTCGAGGGCTGTGACAGGCGCTTCGCCAACAGCAGCGACAGGAAGAAGCACTCGCATGTCCACACCAGCGACAAGCCCTACAACTGCAAAGTGAGAGGCTGCGACAAGTCCTAcacccaccccagctccctgagAAAACACATGAAAGTGCACTGCAAatctcctcctcccagctccgGCTACGAGTCCTCCACGCCCTCCTTGGTGTCCCCCTCCTCGGACTCCGGCCGAGAGCCCCCCGCCTCCTGCTCCCACGCTGAGCCCTCCGCGCCCGCGCAGCCCGCCGCCAACCTGAGCGAATG
- the ZIC4 gene encoding zinc finger protein ZIC 4 isoform X5, whose amino-acid sequence MRHKTPLVMRKRKRLYRNILEKSSSYPGHHGHHHHHSEAGNPSLFTGLHEQPPHAAPGGHLNGQLRLGLPGEMYARSEHFTQVPASRTDHFAASSLHNYGGMNLNMNLAPHHGPGAFFRYMRQPIKQELICKWIELDQTPKKLCSKTFSTMHELVTHVTVEHVGGPEQSNHICFWEECPREGKPFKAKYKLVNHIRVHTGEKPFPCPFPGCGKVFARSENLKIHKRTHTGEKPFKCEFEGCDRRFANSSDRKKHSHVHTSDKPYNCKVRGCDKSYTHPSSLRKHMKVHCKSPPPSSGYESSTPSLVSPSSDSGREPPASCSHAEPSAPAQPAANLSE is encoded by the exons ATGAGGCACAAGACTCCCCTTgtaatgaggaaaagaaaacgACTTTACAGAAACATCCTGGAAAAGTCAA GTAGCTACCCCGGACACCATggtcaccaccaccaccactcaGAAGCTGGGAATCCCTCTCTGTTCACTGGACTCCATGAGCAGCCTCCCCATGCAGCTCCAGGTGGCCATCTAAACGGACAGCTCAGACTGGGGTTACCTGGAGAAATGTACGCCAGGTCTGAACATTTCACTCAAGTACCAGCCTCCAGGACAGatcattttgctgcttcttcactTCATAACTACGGTGGTATGAACCTGAACATGAACTTGGCTCCACACCACGGCCCGGGTGCCTTCTTTCGTTACATGAGGCAGCCCATCAAACAGGAACTCATCTGTAAGTGGATTGAGTTGGACCAGACTCCTAAAAAATTATGCTCGAAAACTTTCAGCACGATGCACGAGCTGGTGACTCATGTCACGGTGGAGCACGTTGGAGGACCCGAGCAGTCCAATCACATATGTTTCTGGGAAGAGTGTCCAAGAGAAGGGAAACCTTTCAAGGCCAAATATAAACTTGTAAATCACATCAGAGTCCACACAGGTGAAAAACCTTTcccctgccctttcccaggCTGTGGCAAAGTGTTTGCCAGATCAGAGAATCtcaaaatacacaaaagaaCTCATACAG GGGAGAAGCCGTTCAAATGTGAATTCGAGGGCTGTGACAGGCGCTTCGCCAACAGCAGCGACAGGAAGAAGCACTCGCATGTCCACACCAGCGACAAGCCCTACAACTGCAAAGTGAGAGGCTGCGACAAGTCCTAcacccaccccagctccctgagAAAACACATGAAAGTGCACTGCAAatctcctcctcccagctccgGCTACGAGTCCTCCACGCCCTCCTTGGTGTCCCCCTCCTCGGACTCCGGCCGAGAGCCCCCCGCCTCCTGCTCCCACGCTGAGCCCTCCGCGCCCGCGCAGCCCGCCGCCAACCTGAGCGAATG
- the ZIC4 gene encoding zinc finger protein ZIC 4 isoform X1, with translation MSVDALGIPVMDPAALSRRKTALRLVDLAGAPRHHHHPPQSMTGFPGLAGRPHTTQPGEHAAECRLGPQPLRPEHMGHRHHPHPQHRPAALKLSPAPHPHHQLHHHHHHHHHHHHHHHMAGQAEVVSSQTGAFGPAQSPAAPYPVSHPAQALAAGRDFFIRRDLPAPLMPGLTEQQPPASSHHGLFVSTTGSYPGHHGHHHHHSEAGNPSLFTGLHEQPPHAAPGGHLNGQLRLGLPGEMYARSEHFTQVPASRTDHFAASSLHNYGGMNLNMNLAPHHGPGAFFRYMRQPIKQELICKWIELDQTPKKLCSKTFSTMHELVTHVTVEHVGGPEQSNHICFWEECPREGKPFKAKYKLVNHIRVHTGEKPFPCPFPGCGKVFARSENLKIHKRTHTGEKPFKCEFEGCDRRFANSSDRKKHSHVHTSDKPYNCKVRGCDKSYTHPSSLRKHMKVHCKSPPPSSGYESSTPSLVSPSSDSGREPPASCSHAEPSAPAQPAANLSE, from the exons ATGAGCGTGGATGCTCTGGGGATCCCAGTGATGGaccctgctgctctctccaggCGGAAAACGGCACTGAGATTAGTAGACTTGGCGGGGGCTCCtcgccaccaccaccacccccctcAGAGCATGACAGGCTTCCCGGGCCTCGCCGGGCGCCCCCACACCACTCAGCCGGGGGAGCACGCCGCCGAGTGCCGCCTCGGGCCGCAGCCGCTCCGGCCAGAACACATGGGGCACCGccaccatcctcatcctcagcaTCGCCCCGCGGCCCTTAagctcagccctgcccctcatccccaccaccagctccaccaccaccaccaccatcatcatcatcatcatcatcatcatcatatgGCAGGCCAAGCCGAGGTGGTCTCTAGTCAAACGGGAGCGTTTGGCCCGGCGCAGTCACCAGCAGCCCCTTACCCCGTCTCTCACCCAGCCCAGGCTCTGGCAGCAGGTAGGGACTTCTTCATACGCAGAGACCTGCCGGCCCCACTCATGCCAGGGCTGACTGAGCAGCAGCCCCCTGCAAGTTCTCACCACGGACTGTTTGTCTCAACAACAGGTAGCTACCCCGGACACCATggtcaccaccaccaccactcaGAAGCTGGGAATCCCTCTCTGTTCACTGGACTCCATGAGCAGCCTCCCCATGCAGCTCCAGGTGGCCATCTAAACGGACAGCTCAGACTGGGGTTACCTGGAGAAATGTACGCCAGGTCTGAACATTTCACTCAAGTACCAGCCTCCAGGACAGatcattttgctgcttcttcactTCATAACTACGGTGGTATGAACCTGAACATGAACTTGGCTCCACACCACGGCCCGGGTGCCTTCTTTCGTTACATGAGGCAGCCCATCAAACAGGAACTCATCTGTAAGTGGATTGAGTTGGACCAGACTCCTAAAAAATTATGCTCGAAAACTTTCAGCACGATGCACGAGCTGGTGACTCATGTCACGGTGGAGCACGTTGGAGGACCCGAGCAGTCCAATCACATATGTTTCTGGGAAGAGTGTCCAAGAGAAGGGAAACCTTTCAAGGCCAAATATAAACTTGTAAATCACATCAGAGTCCACACAGGTGAAAAACCTTTcccctgccctttcccaggCTGTGGCAAAGTGTTTGCCAGATCAGAGAATCtcaaaatacacaaaagaaCTCATACAG GGGAGAAGCCGTTCAAATGTGAATTCGAGGGCTGTGACAGGCGCTTCGCCAACAGCAGCGACAGGAAGAAGCACTCGCATGTCCACACCAGCGACAAGCCCTACAACTGCAAAGTGAGAGGCTGCGACAAGTCCTAcacccaccccagctccctgagAAAACACATGAAAGTGCACTGCAAatctcctcctcccagctccgGCTACGAGTCCTCCACGCCCTCCTTGGTGTCCCCCTCCTCGGACTCCGGCCGAGAGCCCCCCGCCTCCTGCTCCCACGCTGAGCCCTCCGCGCCCGCGCAGCCCGCCGCCAACCTGAGCGAATG
- the ZIC1 gene encoding zinc finger protein ZIC 1: MLLDAGPQYPAIGVTTFGSSRHHSTADVTDREVGLGINPFADGMGAFKINPSTHELASAGQTAFTSQAPGYAAAALGHHHHPTHVSSYSSAAFNSTRDFLFRNRGFGEAAAASAQHSLFASAAGSFAGPHGHTDAAGHILFPGLHEQATSHASPNVVNGQMRLGFSGDMYGRPDQYGQVTSPRSEHYASTQLHGYGHMNMNMAAHHGAGAFFRYMRQPIKQELICKWIEPEQLSNPKKSCNKTFSTMHELVTHVTVEHVGGPEQSNHICFWEECPREGKPFKAKYKLVNHIRVHTGEKPFPCPFPGCGKVFARSENLKIHKRTHTGEKPFKCEFEGCDRRFANSSDRKKHMHVHTSDKPYLCKMCDKSYTHPSSLRKHMKVHESSSQGSQPSPAASSGYESSTPPTIVSPSTENQTASSLSPSSSAVHHTSSHSTLTSNFNEWYV, from the exons ATGCTTCTGGATGCTGGACCGCAGTATCCCGCCATAGGAGTCACTACCTTCGGATCCTCTCGCCACCACTCCACGGCCGATGTCACGGACAGAGAAGTGGGGCTGGGGATCAACCCCTTCGCCGACGGCATGGGCGCCTTCAAAATCAACCCCAGCACCCACGAGCTGGCCTCGGCCGGCCAGACCGCCTTCACCTCGCAGGCGCCCGGCTACGCGGCGGCGGCCCTGGGGCACCACCACCACCCGACCCATGTCAGCTCCTATTCCAGCGCCGCCTTCAACTCCACCCGGGACTTTCTGTTCCGCAACCGCGGCTTcggggaggcggcggccgcCAGcgcccagcacagcctgttcGCCTCCGCTGCCGGCAGTTTCGCCGGACCCCACGGACACACCGATGCCGCGGGACATATACTTTTCCCGGGGCTGCACGAACAAGCCACCAGCCACGCTTCACCTAACGTGGTGAACGGGCAGATGCGCCTGGGCTTCTCCGGAGACATGTACGGCAGACCCGACCAGTACGGCCAGGTCACCAGCCCCCGCTCCGAGCACTATGCCTCGACCCAGCTGCACGGCTACGGCCACATGAACATGAACATGGCAGCCCACCACGGGGCAGGGGCCTTCTTTCGTTACATGAGGCAGCCCATCAAACAGGAACTCATCTGTAAGTGGATTGAGCCCGAACAATTGTCAAACCCCAAAAAGTCCTGCAACAAAACTTTCAGCACGATGCACGAGCTGGTGACTCATGTCACGGTGGAGCACGTTGGAGGACCCGAGCAGTCCAATCACATATGTTTCTGGGAAGAGTGTCCAAGAGAAGGGAAACCTTTCAAGGCCAAATATAAACTTGTAAATCACATCAGAGTCCACACAGGTGAAAAACCTTTcccctgccctttcccaggCTGTGGCAAAGTGTTTGCCAGATCAGAGAATCtcaaaatacacaaaagaaCTCATACAG GTGAAAAACCATTTAAGTGTGAGTTCGAGGGCTGTGACAGGCGCTTTGCAAACAGCAGCGACCGCAAAAAGCACATGCATGTGCACACTTCCGACAAGCCCTATCTCTGCAAAATGTGCGACAAGTCCTACACGCACCCCAGCTCCCTCCGAAAGCACATGAAG GTCCATGAATCATCCTCGCAGGGGTCCCAGCCTTCTCCCGCCGCCAGCTCAGGCTACGAGTCCTCCACCCCACCAACCATCGTGTCTCCATCCACAGAAAACCAGACCGCCAGCTCCTTATCCCCTTCCTCCTCCGCAGTCCATCACACGTCCAGCCACAGCACGCTTACATCAAATTTTAACGAATGGTACGTCTAA